The following proteins are co-located in the Flammeovirga kamogawensis genome:
- the recQ gene encoding DNA helicase RecQ, translating to MASTKVQTQLKDKLKEVFGYNQFRGNQEVIIQHILDRKNTFVIMPTGAGKSLCYQLPALMQEGTAIVISPLIALMKNQVDQLQALGVDASFLNSTLSKSESNRVKKETLEGKTKLLYVAPESLTKEDNIELLRKSNISFIAIDEAHCISEWGHDFRPEYRRIKQIIEAIGDLPIIALTATATPKVRADIQKNLKMEDANIFLSSFHRDNLFYEILPKTEPKVQLIRFIRNHQNKSGIIYCLSRKKVEEVAEFLRINGVNALPYHAGMDSAQRMGNQDAFLNEDCDVIVATIAFGMGIDKPDVRFVIHYDAPKSLEGYYQETGRAGRDGLESFCMMLFSESDIAKLEKFHKDKSVTERENVHILLQEMSYYAHSSVCRTRQLLHYFGEDVEHNCNHCDNCKTKHASFNAKDQILLALKTVEETESRFGIEHICNVLTGTKSDYVESYNHTEISTFGKGSEFDNQHWESIIRQSMINSFLSKDVENVTLIKVTEKGKKYQKEPYNLDYTQDYQWPSELEALNEEAVVKNAFDKELFDILKAKRKKVANQKGIPPYAIFQEPSLEEMATSYPTTQEELMQINGVGAGKAKKFGKPFIDIIADYVEKNEITTAKDVVVKSTVNKSKSKISIILQIDRKQDIEDIAESLKISFDDVLDEIENICDSGTKLNLDYYIETIMDEERMDEIYDYFMQAESDDLNLAYDELDEEIGEDEIRLIRIKFLSEVAN from the coding sequence ATGGCTAGTACTAAGGTACAAACACAGTTAAAGGACAAATTAAAAGAAGTATTTGGATATAATCAGTTCAGAGGTAACCAAGAAGTGATTATTCAACATATCCTTGATAGAAAGAATACTTTTGTAATTATGCCTACAGGTGCAGGTAAGTCATTATGCTACCAGCTACCTGCTCTTATGCAAGAAGGGACAGCCATTGTTATTTCTCCTCTGATAGCTTTAATGAAAAATCAGGTGGACCAATTACAAGCACTTGGCGTTGATGCTAGTTTCTTAAACTCTACTTTAAGTAAAAGTGAATCTAACCGTGTTAAAAAAGAAACACTAGAAGGAAAAACTAAACTACTTTATGTAGCTCCTGAATCTTTAACTAAAGAAGATAACATAGAACTACTTCGAAAATCGAACATTTCATTTATAGCTATAGATGAAGCACACTGTATTTCCGAATGGGGTCATGATTTTAGGCCCGAATATAGAAGAATAAAGCAAATTATTGAGGCTATTGGTGATTTACCAATTATTGCACTTACAGCAACTGCTACTCCTAAGGTTAGAGCTGATATCCAGAAAAACCTTAAGATGGAAGACGCCAATATATTTTTGTCATCTTTCCATAGAGATAATTTATTCTATGAAATTCTACCCAAAACAGAGCCTAAAGTTCAATTGATTCGTTTTATTAGGAATCATCAGAACAAATCAGGAATTATCTATTGTCTGAGCCGTAAAAAGGTGGAAGAGGTTGCAGAATTTCTTCGCATCAATGGCGTAAATGCCCTGCCCTATCATGCGGGTATGGACTCAGCACAAAGAATGGGAAATCAAGATGCCTTCCTTAACGAAGATTGTGATGTAATTGTAGCAACAATTGCATTCGGTATGGGTATTGATAAACCCGATGTTCGTTTTGTAATTCACTACGATGCCCCAAAATCTTTAGAAGGTTATTACCAAGAAACTGGTCGTGCGGGAAGAGATGGGTTAGAATCTTTCTGTATGATGCTTTTTAGTGAAAGTGATATCGCTAAACTAGAAAAGTTTCATAAAGATAAATCTGTTACAGAAAGAGAGAATGTCCATATTCTACTTCAAGAAATGAGTTATTATGCTCATTCCTCTGTTTGTAGAACGCGGCAGTTACTTCATTACTTTGGAGAAGATGTTGAACACAACTGTAACCATTGTGATAACTGTAAAACTAAACATGCTTCTTTTAATGCTAAAGATCAGATTCTATTAGCACTTAAAACTGTAGAAGAAACGGAATCAAGATTTGGTATAGAGCACATTTGTAATGTACTAACAGGTACTAAATCTGATTATGTTGAAAGTTACAATCATACCGAAATTAGCACCTTTGGTAAAGGAAGTGAATTTGATAATCAACATTGGGAGTCTATCATTAGACAATCAATGATTAACAGTTTCTTATCTAAAGATGTTGAAAATGTAACGCTAATTAAGGTAACTGAAAAAGGTAAAAAGTACCAGAAGGAGCCTTATAATTTAGATTATACGCAAGATTATCAGTGGCCGTCAGAATTAGAAGCTTTAAATGAAGAAGCAGTTGTAAAGAACGCTTTCGATAAAGAGCTATTCGATATTCTAAAAGCAAAAAGGAAAAAAGTTGCTAACCAAAAAGGAATTCCACCTTATGCAATTTTTCAAGAACCTTCGTTAGAAGAAATGGCGACTTCTTACCCTACAACACAAGAAGAATTAATGCAAATTAATGGTGTTGGAGCAGGTAAAGCAAAAAAATTCGGTAAACCATTTATTGATATAATTGCCGATTATGTTGAGAAAAATGAAATTACAACGGCAAAAGACGTAGTTGTAAAATCTACAGTCAACAAGTCAAAATCAAAAATATCTATTATTCTACAAATTGATAGAAAACAAGATATTGAAGATATTGCCGAATCATTAAAAATATCTTTTGATGATGTACTTGATGAAATAGAAAACATCTGTGATTCTGGCACTAAACTAAATCTTGATTACTATATAGAAACGATAATGGATGAAGAGAGAATGGATGAAATCTATGATTACTTCATGCAAGCAGAATCGGATGATTTAAATTTAGCATACGATGAATTAGATGAAGAAATTGGTGAAGATGAAATTAGATTAATTCGTATTAAATTCTTATCAGAAGTTGCGAACTAA
- a CDS encoding response regulator yields the protein MKKILLIEDNPEMRENTSEILELSNYDVITAENGKVGVEKARAQHPDLIICDIMMPELDGYGVLFALSKDPNTASIPFIFLTAKAEKSDFRRGMSHGADDYISKPFDDVELLDAIESRLKKSDIVRKHYEQSPEGFDSFISDARGMNNLDKLSENRKTRSYKKKSVLFYEGDHPNALLQIVSGKVKTYKTNEDGKEYITGIHGPGEFLGYVALLKDVPYPESAMVLEECEITLIPKEDFFSLIHSNRDVSHSFIKLLTKEVIEQEEKLLKLAYGSVRQRVAEVLLQLDKRYQQGPNERMSITRDDLAKIVGTAKETLIRTLSDFKDEKLIEIKDKNITIIDLAKLERLSH from the coding sequence ATGAAAAAGATACTACTCATAGAGGATAATCCTGAAATGCGTGAAAACACTTCAGAAATACTTGAGCTTTCAAATTATGATGTTATAACAGCAGAAAATGGTAAAGTAGGTGTTGAAAAAGCAAGAGCTCAGCATCCTGATTTAATTATTTGTGATATCATGATGCCTGAACTTGATGGTTACGGTGTTCTTTTTGCTTTAAGCAAAGACCCTAATACAGCAAGTATCCCATTTATTTTCTTAACGGCAAAAGCAGAAAAATCTGACTTTAGAAGAGGAATGAGCCATGGTGCTGATGACTATATTTCTAAACCTTTTGACGACGTTGAGCTATTAGATGCAATCGAAAGTCGCTTAAAAAAGAGCGATATAGTTAGAAAACACTATGAGCAATCACCAGAAGGATTTGATTCTTTTATTAGTGATGCTAGAGGTATGAATAACTTGGATAAACTTTCTGAAAATAGAAAAACACGTTCTTACAAAAAGAAAAGTGTTCTTTTTTATGAAGGAGACCATCCAAATGCTTTACTACAAATAGTAAGTGGTAAAGTAAAAACATATAAAACAAACGAAGACGGAAAAGAATACATTACAGGTATTCATGGCCCAGGAGAATTTCTTGGTTATGTTGCTTTATTAAAAGATGTACCTTATCCAGAATCTGCAATGGTATTAGAAGAGTGCGAAATTACTTTAATTCCAAAAGAAGATTTCTTCTCTTTAATACATAGCAATAGAGACGTATCTCATTCATTCATCAAATTATTAACTAAAGAGGTGATTGAACAAGAAGAGAAACTACTAAAACTTGCCTATGGATCTGTTAGACAAAGAGTTGCAGAAGTTTTACTTCAATTAGACAAACGCTATCAACAAGGTCCTAATGAGAGAATGTCGATCACTAGAGATGATTTAGCAAAAATTGTTGGTACAGCAAAAGAAACTTTAATTCGAACTTTATCAGATTTTAAAGATGAAAAGTTGATCGAAATTAAAGATAAAAACATTACAATTATTGATTTAGCTAAGCTTGAACGCCTAAGTCATTAA
- a CDS encoding sensor histidine kinase: MPFSNKLDQPHMVVRVLLIDDDEDDYIITEDILDDIPYRNYELDWVSNFDDAISIINHGVHDVYIVDYLLGAKSGLDLIIEALKDSKHKPFILLTGQGDVRVDEKAMTVGASDYLVKGQMTPQQLERAIRHSILHSRHLNHISELNEKLEQRVQDRTRQLDKAIKTLQRSNEDLELQINERKKAEEELLKSQAIYKIIAHNFPYGIIAVLDENLKYMFADGTGFKELELDARKIIGAQFFQFLRKNDPSKAKEYDARFELAKSVIVSGEEQIFDFDFKDLNYSVIVVPIKNSRKQTKQVLVVMLNITQQRKAESEIRKSLQKERELSELKSRFVSMASHEFRTPLSTIMSSVSLISRYTSEEYHEKRNKHIKRIKSSVNNLTQILNDFLSISKLEEGKSLVHKSTLKVDDFIEGLCDEMSPVKKQGQKIIIKHTGDTLIKTDAQILKNIIINLLSNAIKYSGHGSRIWVDSCIDEDNLQIRIKDEGMGIPEKDQVHLFDRFFRAENAMNIQGTGLGLNIVNKYLEMLNGKISFESIEDKGTTFSITIPKKIILNEKDTTHRG, from the coding sequence ATGCCTTTTTCGAATAAATTAGATCAACCACATATGGTCGTCAGAGTTCTTCTGATTGACGACGATGAGGATGATTATATCATTACAGAAGATATTCTGGATGATATCCCTTATCGAAATTATGAATTGGATTGGGTATCTAATTTTGATGATGCTATTTCTATCATCAATCATGGTGTACATGATGTGTACATTGTAGATTATCTACTTGGTGCTAAAAGTGGTCTTGACCTAATAATAGAAGCACTAAAAGATAGTAAACACAAACCTTTTATTCTCCTTACAGGACAAGGAGATGTAAGAGTTGATGAGAAAGCAATGACTGTGGGAGCTTCTGACTATTTGGTTAAAGGCCAGATGACTCCGCAACAATTGGAAAGAGCAATTAGGCATAGTATTCTACATAGTAGGCACTTAAATCATATTAGTGAGCTGAACGAAAAATTAGAGCAAAGAGTACAAGATAGAACTAGACAACTAGATAAAGCTATCAAAACTTTACAACGCTCTAATGAAGATCTTGAGCTACAAATTAATGAACGAAAAAAAGCTGAAGAAGAACTCTTAAAGAGTCAGGCAATTTATAAAATCATTGCACATAATTTTCCTTATGGTATTATTGCCGTTTTAGATGAAAATCTAAAATATATGTTTGCTGATGGAACAGGTTTTAAAGAATTAGAACTTGATGCACGTAAAATAATTGGTGCTCAATTTTTTCAATTTCTCCGAAAAAATGATCCTAGTAAAGCAAAAGAATATGATGCAAGATTTGAACTTGCCAAATCTGTAATAGTTTCTGGAGAAGAGCAGATTTTTGATTTCGATTTTAAAGATCTAAATTATTCTGTAATTGTAGTGCCTATTAAAAATAGTAGAAAGCAAACAAAGCAGGTTTTAGTAGTAATGTTAAACATTACACAGCAGCGTAAAGCTGAATCTGAAATAAGAAAATCTTTACAGAAAGAACGTGAACTAAGTGAGTTAAAAAGTAGATTTGTTTCTATGGCCTCTCATGAGTTTAGAACACCTCTAAGTACTATAATGTCGTCGGTTTCTTTAATTTCTAGATATACCTCTGAAGAATATCATGAAAAAAGGAATAAACATATCAAACGTATCAAATCAAGCGTTAACAATCTTACACAAATCTTGAATGATTTCCTTTCAATTAGTAAATTAGAGGAAGGAAAATCATTGGTACATAAATCAACTTTAAAGGTTGATGATTTTATTGAAGGATTGTGTGATGAGATGTCTCCTGTTAAAAAACAAGGACAGAAAATAATTATCAAACACACTGGAGATACGTTGATAAAAACAGATGCTCAAATTCTTAAAAATATCATTATTAACCTGCTCTCGAATGCTATCAAATATTCCGGACATGGTAGCAGAATATGGGTTGATAGCTGTATAGATGAGGACAACCTACAAATAAGAATTAAAGATGAAGGAATGGGTATTCCTGAAAAAGATCAAGTTCATTTATTTGATCGATTCTTTAGAGCTGAAAATGCAATGAACATCCAAGGAACTGGCCTTGGATTGAATATAGTTAACAAATATCTTGAAATGCTTAATGGGAAAATATCTTTTGAGAGTATTGAAGATAAAGGCACAACATTCTCAATTACAATACCGAAAAAAATAATATTAAATGAAAAAGATACTACTCATAGAGGATAA
- a CDS encoding response regulator, translating to MSLSDYPMTILYADDDPEDRMLTQEAFEESKLASNLIFVEDGEELMEYLNHKGKFSDKEKYPKPDLILLDLNMPKKDGRECLKEIKLDDSLKKIPVVVLTTSNDEEDVLKTYNLGVSSFITKPVTFDSMVDIVKSLNQYWFQIVRLPN from the coding sequence ATGTCATTATCAGATTATCCTATGACAATTCTTTACGCAGATGACGATCCAGAAGATCGGATGCTTACACAAGAGGCATTTGAGGAAAGTAAACTTGCGTCTAACTTGATATTTGTAGAAGATGGAGAGGAACTTATGGAGTATCTAAATCACAAAGGAAAATTTAGTGATAAAGAAAAATACCCTAAACCAGACCTTATTCTTCTTGATTTAAATATGCCTAAAAAAGATGGCAGAGAATGTCTAAAAGAAATTAAATTAGATGATTCTTTAAAAAAGATACCTGTTGTTGTATTAACAACATCAAATGATGAAGAAGATGTGCTAAAAACTTATAACTTAGGGGTTAGCTCATTTATTACAAAACCTGTAACCTTTGATTCAATGGTTGACATTGTTAAATCATTAAATCAATATTGGTTTCAAATAGTGCGATTACCGAATTAA
- a CDS encoding PAS domain-containing sensor histidine kinase, giving the protein MSDIFNKEGDTLSILFNAASQGVVICNRKGKIVAINPMAVSIFGYEGEELIGADLEALLPDSLKKSHKELRENYIKDPKTRPMGLGKEFIAQKKNGTIFYVEVSISHLQIENEFHVAAFVHDISKRKEIELQVLEQRQLLEYYADYAPAAIAMLDRDYNYLVASNRWSQTLLTKSSDIIGTNLSGTTKFKPEWYSIFDKVLKGEKSGTKLDYIQRKDNQSIWLEWEAHPWYNNNQEISGIILFAEDVTERIENESKVKQYMQELILKNRELEDFAYVSSHDLQEPLRKIRAFGDRLQRKEKDNLSEKGQDYIDRMLNSAERMQQLISDLLRFSRISSKAKPFVSIDLNKVLTDVISDLEIAINESGADLRIVKLPTIKGDETQMRQLFQNLISNAIKFRKSDQHPIISISLEKDQSKQNEISILFKDNGIGFDEKYNERIFQIFQRLEGRKYNGSGIGLAICKKIAQRHGGDITAKSEKGAGAEFTVTLRIDMEEN; this is encoded by the coding sequence ATGTCAGATATATTTAACAAAGAAGGCGACACTTTATCAATCCTTTTTAATGCCGCATCTCAAGGAGTGGTAATATGTAACAGAAAAGGAAAAATAGTTGCCATTAATCCAATGGCCGTATCTATTTTTGGGTATGAAGGTGAAGAGCTTATTGGTGCTGATTTAGAAGCACTTTTACCAGATTCACTAAAAAAATCACATAAAGAGCTAAGAGAAAATTATATTAAAGACCCTAAAACCAGACCAATGGGATTAGGTAAAGAATTTATTGCTCAGAAAAAGAACGGTACTATTTTTTATGTTGAAGTAAGTATTAGTCACCTTCAAATAGAAAATGAATTTCATGTGGCTGCATTTGTTCATGATATCTCAAAAAGAAAAGAAATTGAGCTACAAGTGCTCGAACAAAGACAGCTTTTAGAATACTATGCTGATTATGCTCCTGCTGCCATTGCAATGCTAGATAGGGATTATAATTATTTGGTTGCTAGTAATAGGTGGAGCCAAACTTTATTAACAAAGTCTTCTGATATAATTGGTACAAACCTTTCAGGCACTACCAAGTTTAAGCCAGAATGGTATTCTATTTTTGATAAGGTTTTAAAAGGAGAAAAATCTGGAACAAAACTAGATTACATTCAGAGAAAAGATAATCAAAGTATTTGGTTAGAATGGGAAGCACACCCTTGGTATAATAATAACCAAGAAATAAGCGGTATTATTCTTTTTGCAGAAGATGTAACAGAAAGAATAGAAAATGAGAGCAAAGTAAAACAATACATGCAAGAACTCATTTTAAAAAATAGAGAACTTGAAGACTTTGCTTATGTAAGTTCCCATGATCTACAAGAGCCTTTACGAAAAATTCGAGCTTTTGGTGATAGGTTACAACGTAAAGAAAAAGATAACCTTTCTGAAAAAGGACAAGATTATATAGATAGAATGCTGAACTCCGCAGAGCGAATGCAGCAATTAATATCAGACCTTCTCCGTTTTTCTAGAATTTCATCTAAAGCAAAACCTTTTGTATCTATAGATCTCAATAAGGTGTTAACGGATGTTATTTCAGATCTTGAAATTGCAATTAATGAATCTGGTGCTGATCTTCGCATTGTTAAACTACCAACAATAAAAGGTGATGAGACGCAGATGAGGCAATTGTTTCAAAATTTAATCTCAAATGCTATTAAATTTAGAAAGAGCGATCAACATCCAATCATCTCAATCAGTTTAGAAAAAGATCAAAGTAAACAGAATGAAATTTCCATCCTTTTTAAAGACAATGGAATTGGTTTTGATGAGAAATATAATGAACGTATTTTTCAAATATTCCAACGTTTAGAAGGAAGAAAGTATAATGGTTCTGGTATTGGGCTTGCAATTTGTAAAAAGATTGCTCAACGACATGGCGGCGATATTACCGCAAAAAGTGAAAAGGGTGCTGGTGCCGAATTTACGGTTACGTTACGTATAGATATGGAGGAGAATTAA
- the miaA gene encoding tRNA (adenosine(37)-N6)-dimethylallyltransferase MiaA translates to MSNKEKVLIVVVGPTAVGKTDFCVQLAKKLSTEVVYADSRQFFKEMQIGTARPTVEEMLNVPHHFVGHLSIKDEYSFGHYEKDALKLLDHLFLKHDFVILSGGSGMYVDAVTKGIDPMPTSNDDVRNRLNQRHKDEGLTPLLKELEIKDPEYYQKVDRANYQRVIRALEVMEITGEKYSSQRKEYVAERPFKILKIGLDRDRKELYDRINLRMDLMLDNGLLKEVESLLPYKHKNALQTVGYKEIFDFWDGKHDWDKAVELLKRNSRRYAKKQLSWFRRDEATHWINPSELNKALEIIKNLD, encoded by the coding sequence ATGTCAAATAAAGAAAAAGTCTTAATAGTTGTGGTTGGTCCTACTGCTGTTGGAAAAACAGATTTTTGCGTTCAACTAGCTAAAAAATTATCTACAGAAGTGGTATATGCCGATTCAAGACAATTTTTTAAGGAGATGCAAATTGGAACTGCTCGCCCAACCGTAGAAGAGATGCTAAATGTACCTCATCATTTTGTTGGACACCTATCTATTAAAGATGAATATAGCTTTGGACATTATGAAAAAGATGCATTAAAATTATTAGATCATCTTTTTTTAAAACATGACTTTGTAATTTTATCTGGAGGTTCTGGAATGTATGTTGATGCTGTTACTAAAGGTATAGATCCTATGCCTACAAGTAATGATGATGTAAGAAACCGTCTAAATCAAAGACATAAAGATGAAGGATTAACTCCTTTACTAAAAGAACTTGAAATAAAAGATCCGGAATATTATCAAAAGGTTGATAGAGCAAATTACCAACGTGTAATTAGAGCACTAGAAGTAATGGAAATTACTGGTGAGAAATATTCATCTCAAAGAAAAGAATATGTTGCTGAACGTCCTTTCAAAATTTTAAAAATAGGGTTAGATAGAGATAGAAAAGAACTCTATGACCGTATAAATTTAAGAATGGATTTAATGCTTGATAATGGACTTTTAAAAGAAGTAGAAAGCTTATTACCTTACAAACATAAAAATGCCTTACAAACTGTAGGCTATAAAGAAATATTTGATTTTTGGGACGGTAAGCACGATTGGGATAAAGCTGTTGAACTACTAAAAAGAAATAGTAGAAGATATGCTAAAAAACAATTAAGTTGGTTCAGAAGAGACGAGGCTACACATTGGATTAACCCTTCTGAGTTAAATAAAGCCCTAGAAATAATTAAAAACCTTGATTAA
- a CDS encoding thymidine kinase, with translation MFVEPRFQDRTEEKRIGWIEVVCGSMFSGKTEELIRRVNRAAIAKQVVHIFKPAVDTRYHEENVVSHNANSIISTPVKTAREITQYVSENEVIAIDEAQFFDNTLVDVCVELANAGHRILVCGLDMDFQGKPFEPMPQLMAIAEYVTKLHAICVNCGEPALYSYRLTASEEQVLLGETDSYEARCRKCYQEGMTSRGSNS, from the coding sequence ATGTTTGTAGAACCTAGATTTCAAGACCGTACTGAAGAAAAAAGAATTGGATGGATTGAAGTAGTGTGTGGCTCAATGTTCTCTGGCAAAACTGAAGAGTTAATTCGTCGAGTAAACAGAGCTGCAATTGCTAAGCAAGTTGTTCATATTTTTAAACCAGCAGTAGATACCCGTTATCACGAAGAAAATGTTGTTTCGCACAATGCAAACTCAATAATTTCAACTCCAGTGAAGACTGCAAGGGAAATTACACAATATGTTAGCGAAAATGAAGTTATAGCTATTGACGAGGCACAATTTTTCGACAACACTTTGGTTGATGTTTGTGTAGAGTTGGCTAATGCTGGTCATCGTATTCTTGTTTGTGGTTTAGATATGGATTTTCAAGGAAAACCTTTCGAACCTATGCCACAATTAATGGCAATTGCAGAATACGTAACAAAATTGCACGCTATTTGTGTTAATTGTGGTGAGCCTGCATTGTACTCTTACAGACTAACGGCATCAGAAGAACAAGTTTTATTAGGTGAGACAGATTCTTATGAAGCAAGGTGTAGAAAATGTTATCAAGAAGGTATGACTTCTCGTGGCTCAAATTCTTGA